From the Leptospira barantonii genome, the window AAAGTCCGGCTCCCGCGCCGCCCGGTCTTGCGTATTTCACTTCGTTCGCAACCGTATAAGTAAACGTTAATGGAGTTCCGTTGTTGTACGCTTTTCCGGTGCCGGGATCAATACACCCTGTTAGGCGTACATACTGATTCACACCCGTCGTCCAAGCTCCACCCGAAATAATTCGAACCGCGTTGGAGGTAGGATAACTAAAGCTGGAACCGGGGTGACTGGATTTTAAATTTCCCGCCGGAGTATTGACCGGATCCAAAACGCAACCCGAAACGTTTTTGGAGAATGTAAGATCGATGTTGTCCGAAGGTTTTAGAACCGTTTGATTCGCGGGACTGGAGTTCGTAACGCTCAAACAGTTTACCAAAACCGTATTCGCTCCGGTCATCGTTCCCGTTGCGTTAGCCGGAACCTCGAATTGACAGACATGATTCTGAGGACTTGCTACGATTAGAAGGTTATACGTCGCTTGGTCCGGAATCTGAGCGGCGAACGTATTGGTTCCGTCCGCGCTGAGATTCAATAGATCCACGTTGCCGCTTCGGATTTGCAGGGTTCCGCTTACGGAAGAAGATATTCCGTATACTTGAACGGAAAGCGGATAGGTCTTGGTCGCACAAACCACTTCTACGTATTCAAAAAAGGGAGTGAGAATTCCACTCGGATTGGTGATCGCACAATCGATCGCCGGCGTTACCGTCGGTTGGGTTTTGACGTTCACCGTATAAGAAGAATACTTAGGTTTAAACTCAGAAAAACTGTAGTCCCCGTTTGAACTCAGAGAAAGAGTTTCGTTGTCTTGGTTTGAAAGAACTAAGGTTCCACCGGTCAACCCGGAAAGTTTTACTTTGAGTGGAATCGGAGTTTGTGCCAGGGACGCAAAATTGGCAAAGGTAAATGTATCTAAAAACGAGGTTCCCGAAGGTTTTGGAAAACAATTTTGGAGCGAGCCGAAAAGGAGGAAAAATAGAAGGGTGAGTACGGTCCTAGATTGTAGTGTCGATTTTTCCACGGGAAAATATCCTTTTCTATAAATAACAACACGGATCTATAGAAAAATTTTCATCCCAAATTCAAATGAATTTGGAAAAAAATTGCCTGAACCATTCCCTCCATTTCGAGCATCGATTGTCCCGGTTTTAAAGTAAGGAACAAACTTTCGATCGGATTCTGAAACCGTTGTTTTCGTCGAAGACGGGCCTACAAATGCCGCATCTGACACATTTAAAAGGTAAAGCAAGGCCACAATTCCCAGAGAAACGTTAAACGAATTGTAATGCGAAACCGCGTTTGAATAGTCCGACTGGACCTGCATGTAGTTGTAGGTCGCAAACGGAATGAACGTAGGGTTATCGAGCAGAAGAAGACTCGAATTTAGATTCTTACTTTGATCCAAGGTCGCCAAACTCGCGTTATATTCCGTATACTGTTGCGCCGAATAGGCGATCGCACCCGCGATCAGAATCGGAAAAATCCAAGATCGATACGTTTTATCCTGATTGGATTGTCCCCAACCCGGAAGAACCGACGATTGCAAAGCGGGACCCCAGTTGATTCCGGGTGTCGCGACCCGATTCTCCCGTTCGTTCTGCTTTACGATTTCTGCAAGTTCTTGCTCGGAATCCGCAAGGACCAAAAATCCTTTCTTTGCGGTCTTTTTGTTTCTCGGGTTTTCCAAAGAAAGAGTATAACTTCCGTTTTTCAGATTCAGACCTTCGATTTTGATCTTTATTTCTTTCGAGTTGATGTATTCGAATTCGGGTTTGATCGTTTCACCGGAAGGTAAAAGGAGAGTAACGTTCATCGCTTCGGTGAAGTTATCTCCCTTTACAACGAGGGTTGGACCGAGTTTTTCCTTTAACAATTTTACGTTCGATTCCGGATCGACTACGGGAGCTCGGGAAAGAATGACCTCAAAGGAAATCCATTCCGAAAAAACGGAAACCCTTCCGAACTTATTCAAAACGCCGATCCTATGTTCGTAAATTCCAGGAGGAAGATTGACTTCGAATCGGGTTGATTTCGTTTTTTCCCTTGTGATTCTTCCGTTCGAATCCTTGATTTCGACCATGTATGACCCGGCCTCGGGGACGGGTTTCCATTCCAAATATTGATTTTCCTCTTCGGCAAAAACCGAAAGAGAAACAAAAAACGCGAGAACGGAGTATAAAAGAATTTTATTCCACATAAATTTCCTTCGGCGAAAGTATTTCCGGAGGTCGGATCGTTTTGCTCAACTTAATTTCAAAATTTCTGGAAACGGGGATCGTGAACTTCTGAACTCCCGCTTTGTCCTTGTATTTCGCGGAGATTCTCCACTGAAATTTACCTTCTTCTAATATTCCAAAATCCTTAAACGAATAGGAATCACCTTTGAGTTCGCGTTTCCAGATCGTTTTATTTCCTTTTGCCCGAACTTCGAAAATCTCCAAGGTGATCGATTCCGTGTTTCCCTCGGTTTCCCATCGGAAGTCTATACTTTCGCGATTGGTGATATCGATACTTTCCTCGGTCGCCGGGCTGTTCTGGCTTAGGAAAGGAGCGCTGTCCGAGGTTTTGAAGTTCTGGGTTTTACTGGTCAATAAATTCTCCCCATTGGAACCGAGCAGAGAAACCTTCCAGTAGTATTCTCCCACGGAAGGAAGAGAAATCGTTCCGGAAGACGCGCGGAAATTCTCACGGATCACGTTCTCGCTAAACTCGGAATTCCTAGAGACTTCCAATTTATATACTCCGGAAGGTTCGGGTCTTTGCCAACGAAACGTAAGTTTTTGATTGGTCGGATGTCCGAGTTCCTGCTGGTTTGCGGGGAACAGAAGATCCAAATTCTCCTGAGACTGAACCGTAAATTTTCTTGCGGAAGAAGAGATCGGTTCTCCTTCTTTCGGGTTCGCTTTGACCCTCCAAAAGTAAACGCCCGCGTTTGCGATCGGGGAAGAAGTAACGGAGGATGAATTCGTTTTTTTGGAGAATAGAACGTTCTTAAAATCGGAATCGTTCGCGATTTCAAGATTGTATTCCGCTAAGTCGGTCGAGCCGGTCCAAACGAATAGGTTTCCTTCTTTCGAAATTTTGCGTAAGGAAATCTCTTCCTGATCGGAAGGTTTTTTCAATACGGGAGGTTCCGGTTTTTCGAGTTTTCTTACGTTAAACGAAATCGTTTCCGATACGGATGTTTTCAAGTCGTTCATCAAAGGTTTCGGCGTGACTCTTGCGTAATACGTTCCTTCCTTCGTTTTATCCCAACGATAAAGAGTTCCCTGGATTTCCTGACTTACTACGGTTTCCTTAAAGGTTTTATCCTTTGCAAGTTCGAAGGTGTAATTCTTTGTAAAGTCCGAAGGCGTCCACTGAAAGACGACGTTCGGCGGATTGGATGTGAATTTGAATTCTTCCGATTTGGACGGAGCGAAAAGAGAAGGTTTCAATTCTCCTAATATAGTTAAAGAACGGGTTTCGCTATATTCCGGGGTTCCGTTTCCGGGATTGACCGCGGTGACCCTCCAGAAGTAGGTTCCCTTGTCCAAGGATTTGTTCAAGGAAATCGAGTTCGATTTTGTTCGGATCACGTTTTTGGAAAAGCTAGGATGATTCGAAATTTCTAATGTATAATCTTTTACGGATTCGATCTTATTCCAACCGAACGAAACCGGATAGGAGCCTCCGGAGGTTTGGAAAAATTTTCTTTCCGGGGGAGAATTGAGAGCGATCGATAAGGAACGAATTTCGGATTTTCCGTTTTTGAGTTCGATCGCTTGGTTGTTGGCGACGTTCGATTCTTGGTTTCCCGATTTTACCTTTGCGTTCCCTTTGGAAACTTCTAGGTTCAAAGCCTGATCTTCGGATTTGGAAAGTTTCAGATCGCCCTTGTTGACCTCGACGGTGGTTTCACCACTTTTGATCTTCATCTCCGTTCCGCTGTCTTTGTTCGCGGAAACCGATCCGTAAGCGAAGTCGATCGAAAGATTTTTATCCGAAAAGTCGAGAAAGATCATACTCTTTTGATCGAGTTTGATTTCGGTTCCGTCGTTCAAAACGAGAACGGCTTCCGCTCCGTCGTCGGTGCGGACCGTGTCGCGGTTTCGAACCTTCATTTCGGTTTCGATTTCCTCCCAGACAACTTCGGAATCGAACTTTCTCTGAGCTTTACGGTTTTTGAATATGATTTTTCCGATTTCGGGATTGCTTCCCTTTTTGTGACCGGAAGTTATATGAAGATACAGTAATATACTGAAGAGGACTATGAGCCCCGTCAAAAACGTTACTACGTATTTTCCTTCAGTCAAGTATCTCATACTTAACTTCTTCTCCCGGTTCGGAATCCTTCGCCTTGTCCTTCTTAGGCGGTTCCCAGACGATTCCGATTTTTGTTCTGAGTTCGTCGACGTTTTTCGGACAGTTCGGATCGTCCATTCTTCCCAAAACGGCGTAGATGACCTGCGGTTCTTCCTTTCCTTTCACCTTGATGGATTGCATCTTTTCCACGTTGAAGATGCCTGGAACATGATCCAAAAGATCCTGAGTAATGAGAATGTCCGTTCCGAAAGGTTTATTGAGCGCTTCCACTCTGGACGCGAGGTTTACCGCGTCTCCGATTACCGTGTATTCCAATCTTTGTTCGGAACCGATTTGTCCGGCAATGACGGGGCCGTAGTTCAGACCACAACCGATTTTGATGATCGGTTTTTTATCTCCGCCTCGGCCTTGGTTGAATCGAATCAAAGCTTCTCTCATCATAAGAGCTCCGTTGACCGAATTGACCGCGTCCTGATCCGAAGTTTTTGCGGCTCCCCAGGTTGCCATGATCGCGTCTCCGATAAACTTATCCACGATTCCGTGTGTTTCATTTACGCAATGAACCATCTCGGTCATGTACTCGTTTAAGAATTCGACGACTTCTTCCGGTTGAAGTTTTTCGGAAATCGCCGTAAAACTGCGGATATCGGAAAAGAAAATCGCGCACATCTTTCTTTCCCCGCCGAGGGTAAGTTCCTGTTTCAGAACCATTTCGGCGATTTCCTTGTTTACGAATCTTCCGAGCGCGTCCTTTACTTTTTCGCGTTCTTCCAAACCCTTACCCATGTCCACGAAGTAGTCGGTGAGAAGTCCGACCTCGTCCCTTGTGGTGGAACTGATTCCGATCTTAAAGTTTCCTCTTGCGATTTCGGTGGTCGCTTGGAGAAGGTTTAACAGAGGTTTGGTGATCGTTTTAGCGAAGAAGAATACGATGATGAGTGCCAAACAAAGTGCGATTCCCATGATGAGAAGATTAGTTCTTTGGATTCTATAAACCGCTTCGAAGGCCTTGTCTTCCGGAACGATGGAGATGACCGCGCCGCCCCCGAAGCCGAGTTTTTGATACGAACCGAACCAAGACTTTCCTTCCTTGTCCTTATACTCGGTTTGTTTCGTGTTTTCCGAACTGTTGACCATGGACTCCACGATCGGAAGATTCATAAAGTTCGTATTGGATTGGAGAAGTTTCGCGTCGGAGTGCGCGATCAGATCGCCTTCGCCGTTTACTAAAAAGACTTCGGATATATCTTGTTTTTGGAATGCGTTTAAGAATTTTTCCAAACGAAGAATCAAAACTAGAACTTTTGGATTGGAACTGGAAGAAGGAACCGCGATGGCGAAGATCGGTTCCTTAAACTCGGCGCTTAGATTCTCCATTCTCCCGCCGGTAAGAACCGATTTTTGAATCAGTCCCGGTCTTCCCGCGATAAGATCCGAAACTTCTTTCTGAGAAACTTTCACTTCGCTCAAATACGGTTCGTTGAAGAATTCGTTGATCGCGGTCGGCGCGTTTCCTTCGATTTGATAAAGACCGGCGTAGATAAAGTCGGGATCGTTTTGAAAGAAAATATCCGCGAAGGAAATTCCTTCCTTACCTTGAGCCAAGGCGCCCACGATCTGTTTTCCATTCCCGAGAATTTCGTTGATATCGGTTTTGATTTTTAAACCGAGAATATTCACTAAATTTAAATTGTTCTGGAGAACCCGAACCTCGGAATCCCCGCGAAACGCGGAAGAAGCAAAGAAGATGATCGTCGAAACCGTCAAGGTCATCAAAAGGGAAATCACCGCCATCAACTTGATCTGCAACGGAAGTTTCGTTTTTATGGATGTGGAAGACGCGTTTTCCGTTTTTTCAGGTTCCGTTTTGGAAGCCGCAGATTCTTTCGAAGTGGAAGAAGTATTCGATTTCTTTAATGTTTTATTTTCATCGGAAGAATCCGAAACCGGTTGAGTCGCATTTTGTGACGAACTCGAATCGGAAGTTTGAGAAGAGGGCGGTGCTGTGTTTGTCGTCGCTGAATTCTCCGTCGCCGAAGTCGGTTGTGAAGCAGGAACCGAAGTTGTTGCGGCCGGAACAGAAACGTTTTGAACTTCCGCGCTTTTGTTACCGTTTCCATTGGTAGACTCGGGGAGTTTTACCGGAATTTCTTTCGGCCTTTGAGTCTCGTCCATGTGATCGATTTCGATCGCGTGGATCGGAGAGGATTGAAAACCGGGTTTGGAAATTTTCCGTTCCTCTTCGGAATAAGGAACCGCTTTGATCTTAGTTAGATTTTCTACGCCGGGTTCGTATTGAATTTTGTATTTCAGCGCGGATGGTCTTTTTCCTTCTCGGGCGAGATGTGAAGAAACCGAAAATTCTCCCGGAGGAACTTCGTGAAACGTATGACCTTCCTTGTGTCTGGAAAGAAATTTTCGAAAGATCTCTTGATCCGCTTCCGGATAAGAATATCCAAAACGGGAAATTCTATCCTGAAGATCGGAGTCCGTGATGGACGGATCGCCTGCGAGTAAAAGTTTGGAGAGAAAAAGCGGGAATCTGGATTCGCAATCGGGTGCGATTAAAAAAAGAAGGTTTCCTCTTTTTAAGAATTTTCGAATTTTCAAATAGGTTCCGAAGACCGAATCGTTCGTTTCGGGTCCGGGTGGAATGAGAATGGAAAGAACCGTTACGGATGGATCGATGGAGTCTAACGTTTCCGCGTCTATCGAATGATCGCTCGACACGACACATACGGTCCCGATTTCTTTTTTGGCGATTTCTTCCGAAAGAATAGAATGGTCGGTTCTCGAATTCGAATGTGCGCCGGAAATAAAAATCAGAGCGCCCGAGGTACCGAATGGAAGATAACGATGATTGATTTCTAACATGTATGAAGACTCTCTTATCCAGAAAAAAATATTTCCACTGTGAGGAATATTCTATTTTAATCCTAGATTCTCCTCTTTATAATATAATCGCTCAATTCCGCGTTTTTGTTTGTTTTTCGCAAGAAATCGCTTCCTGCTATTCTATAGTTTCGGAAAATGGAGTTGAATTCTTAAAATAGAGGAAAACGGATATGGCAACTGCGGTATTTAAGACAAATTACGGAAATTTTTCGGTCTTTCTGGACGAGGAAAAGGCTCCGATCACTGCGGGCAATTTTATCAAATTAGCGAAGGACGGATTTTACAACGGTCTTACATTTCACCGGGTTATCAAAAATTTTATGATCCAAGGGGGTTGTCCCACGGGAAACGGAACGGGCGGTCCCGGATATAAGATTCAAGACGAGTTTCACAAGGATCTTAAGAATGAGAAATTCACGCTCTCTATGGCAAACGCGGGACCAAATACGGGTGGATCTCAATTTTTTATCAACGTAAGAGACAATTTCTATTTGGACAACCGTCACGCGGTGTTTGGAAAGGTTACCGAAGGATCGGATATCGTGGAAAAGATTTCCGAAACCGAAACTGGTTTTCAAGACAAACCGACTCAGCCCGTTGTCATCGAGTCTATCACATTTTCTGAATAAACAATTTTTCTAAAAGACGATTGAGAAGCCGCCCGAAAGTCAAGATAGGGCGGCGTTTCATGCTCCGTTCTTATGAATAAGTAATTTCCAGGCCTCTATTTTCCTTTTTTCCCGCAAAGCCGAACTATAAACCGAATCAAAATCGAAGTTTCCTCCTAAGATCGTTTTCTTTTTGCGCTTCAACTTTTCATTTTGAACAGGGTCAAGTCTTTTCATTAAAAATCGATTTCTAACTCTTTCGTACTAGTACGGACGCTTTAGAGGA encodes:
- a CDS encoding adenylate/guanylate cyclase domain-containing protein; this translates as MLEINHRYLPFGTSGALIFISGAHSNSRTDHSILSEEIAKKEIGTVCVVSSDHSIDAETLDSIDPSVTVLSILIPPGPETNDSVFGTYLKIRKFLKRGNLLFLIAPDCESRFPLFLSKLLLAGDPSITDSDLQDRISRFGYSYPEADQEIFRKFLSRHKEGHTFHEVPPGEFSVSSHLAREGKRPSALKYKIQYEPGVENLTKIKAVPYSEEERKISKPGFQSSPIHAIEIDHMDETQRPKEIPVKLPESTNGNGNKSAEVQNVSVPAATTSVPASQPTSATENSATTNTAPPSSQTSDSSSSQNATQPVSDSSDENKTLKKSNTSSTSKESAASKTEPEKTENASSTSIKTKLPLQIKLMAVISLLMTLTVSTIIFFASSAFRGDSEVRVLQNNLNLVNILGLKIKTDINEILGNGKQIVGALAQGKEGISFADIFFQNDPDFIYAGLYQIEGNAPTAINEFFNEPYLSEVKVSQKEVSDLIAGRPGLIQKSVLTGGRMENLSAEFKEPIFAIAVPSSSSNPKVLVLILRLEKFLNAFQKQDISEVFLVNGEGDLIAHSDAKLLQSNTNFMNLPIVESMVNSSENTKQTEYKDKEGKSWFGSYQKLGFGGGAVISIVPEDKAFEAVYRIQRTNLLIMGIALCLALIIVFFFAKTITKPLLNLLQATTEIARGNFKIGISSTTRDEVGLLTDYFVDMGKGLEEREKVKDALGRFVNKEIAEMVLKQELTLGGERKMCAIFFSDIRSFTAISEKLQPEEVVEFLNEYMTEMVHCVNETHGIVDKFIGDAIMATWGAAKTSDQDAVNSVNGALMMREALIRFNQGRGGDKKPIIKIGCGLNYGPVIAGQIGSEQRLEYTVIGDAVNLASRVEALNKPFGTDILITQDLLDHVPGIFNVEKMQSIKVKGKEEPQVIYAVLGRMDDPNCPKNVDELRTKIGIVWEPPKKDKAKDSEPGEEVKYEILD
- a CDS encoding LIC11435 family protein; translation: MWNKILLYSVLAFFVSLSVFAEEENQYLEWKPVPEAGSYMVEIKDSNGRITREKTKSTRFEVNLPPGIYEHRIGVLNKFGRVSVFSEWISFEVILSRAPVVDPESNVKLLKEKLGPTLVVKGDNFTEAMNVTLLLPSGETIKPEFEYINSKEIKIKIEGLNLKNGSYTLSLENPRNKKTAKKGFLVLADSEQELAEIVKQNERENRVATPGINWGPALQSSVLPGWGQSNQDKTYRSWIFPILIAGAIAYSAQQYTEYNASLATLDQSKNLNSSLLLLDNPTFIPFATYNYMQVQSDYSNAVSHYNSFNVSLGIVALLYLLNVSDAAFVGPSSTKTTVSESDRKFVPYFKTGTIDARNGGNGSGNFFPNSFEFGMKIFL
- a CDS encoding FecR family protein yields the protein MRYLTEGKYVVTFLTGLIVLFSILLYLHITSGHKKGSNPEIGKIIFKNRKAQRKFDSEVVWEEIETEMKVRNRDTVRTDDGAEAVLVLNDGTEIKLDQKSMIFLDFSDKNLSIDFAYGSVSANKDSGTEMKIKSGETTVEVNKGDLKLSKSEDQALNLEVSKGNAKVKSGNQESNVANNQAIELKNGKSEIRSLSIALNSPPERKFFQTSGGSYPVSFGWNKIESVKDYTLEISNHPSFSKNVIRTKSNSISLNKSLDKGTYFWRVTAVNPGNGTPEYSETRSLTILGELKPSLFAPSKSEEFKFTSNPPNVVFQWTPSDFTKNYTFELAKDKTFKETVVSQEIQGTLYRWDKTKEGTYYARVTPKPLMNDLKTSVSETISFNVRKLEKPEPPVLKKPSDQEEISLRKISKEGNLFVWTGSTDLAEYNLEIANDSDFKNVLFSKKTNSSSVTSSPIANAGVYFWRVKANPKEGEPISSSARKFTVQSQENLDLLFPANQQELGHPTNQKLTFRWQRPEPSGVYKLEVSRNSEFSENVIRENFRASSGTISLPSVGEYYWKVSLLGSNGENLLTSKTQNFKTSDSAPFLSQNSPATEESIDITNRESIDFRWETEGNTESITLEIFEVRAKGNKTIWKRELKGDSYSFKDFGILEEGKFQWRISAKYKDKAGVQKFTIPVSRNFEIKLSKTIRPPEILSPKEIYVE
- a CDS encoding peptidylprolyl isomerase, with the protein product MATAVFKTNYGNFSVFLDEEKAPITAGNFIKLAKDGFYNGLTFHRVIKNFMIQGGCPTGNGTGGPGYKIQDEFHKDLKNEKFTLSMANAGPNTGGSQFFINVRDNFYLDNRHAVFGKVTEGSDIVEKISETETGFQDKPTQPVVIESITFSE